CCGCAGTTTGTTCTCCGTCTCCTCATATTCCCGCGCCGGCTCCGAATCGGCGACGATGCCGGCGCCGGCCTGCAGGTACACCCGCTGTCCCTTCATCACGAATGTGCGGATGGTGATGCAGGTGTCCATATTGCCCGAGAAGCCGAAGTAGCCCACCGCGCCGGCATAAGGCCCGCGCTGTTCCGGCTCCAGTTCCTCGATGATCTCCATCGCGCGCACTTTGGGCGCGCCGGACACCGTGCCGGCGGGGAAACAGGCGCGCAGTACGTCATAGGCGTCGCAGGCGGGGTCCAACTGTCCCTGCACATGGGAGACGATGTGCATGACATGGGAATAGCGCTCCACCTCCATCATGGTGGGAGTGGTCACCGTGCCGTAGCGGCACACACGCCCCAGGTCATTGCGCGCCAGGTCCACCAGCATAACATGCTCCGCGCGTTCCTTGACGTCCGCCAGCAGTTCCTGTTCCAGCGCCAGGTCCTCCGCCGGCGTGGCGCCGCGGGGCCGTGTGCCGGCCAGCGGCCGCGTCTCCACCATCCCCTGATCCACCCGTACTAACACCTCCGGCGATGAGCCGATAAGGCGCAGGCCGTCCGGCAGCTCCAGGTAGAACATGTACGGCGATGGGTTGATGCGCCGCAGGGCGCGGTAGATGTCGAACGGTTGGGCACTGGTCAGCCGATGAATGCGGCGGGACAGCACCACCTGGAAGATATCGCCGGCGCGGATATACTCCTTGGCGCGCTTCACCGCTTCCTCAAAGGCGGGGCGCGGGAAGGCGGTCTCGAAGGGCGGCTCCAGGGCATCCGCCGGCGGCGCCGGCACTCCCGAGCCGTTCGGCAGGGGCCGGCGCAGGCGCGCCACCAGCTCCTCCACCGCCGCCTCCGCTTCCTCGCGCCCCCGGCCCTCCGCTTCCTCGCCGGAAGCATGGGCGATGACCAACAGCCTCTGCTTGACGTGGTCATAAACCACCAGCCGGTCACACAATAGGAAGAAGGCCTCGGGCAGGCCCAGGGTATCCGGCTTGATGCTGGGCAGGCGTTCGAAGGAGCGCACCAGGTCATAGCTCATGTAGCCCACCGCTCCGCCAGTGAAGCGCGGCAGGTCCGGGATGGGGGTGCCGGCATAGGTCGGCAGATGTTCGCGCAGGACATCCAGCACATCGCGGCCGGCCAGCGGCAGTTCCGTCCAGCGCCCCTCTTCTTCGATGATCACTCTGTCGCGCCAGGCCTTGATGGTGCCGCGCGGGTGAGAACCGATAATGGAATAGCGCGCCAGGTGTTCTCCCCCTTCCACGCTTTCCAGCAGGAAGGAGGGGCCCAGCCCGCGCAGTTTCAGGTATACCGAGACCGGCGTCTCGACATCCGCCGGCAGTTCCCGCACCACTGGGCTGAGAACCCGCCGTGCATGCGTGATGCTGGTAATCATCCTTCACCTCCTTGGCTACAGGCATATAATCAAAAACCCCTCGTCCGGTCGGACGCCCAGCGAGTGCTGGACGTATGACGGGACGAGGGGTTTGCGACCACCCCGCGGTGCCACCCGAATTAGGCGGCCGGCGTATGGCTGGAAACAAAAAACCCGTCGAGAGACGGGTTTTCATCGGCCGGCCAACCTCTCTCAGCGGATACGAGGACTCGCCATCGGCCCATGGATGGGAGCCTGATATCCCGCGCTCTGATAACGGTAGCGTCTCCGGTGCGGACTACTCGGGCGTTACCGCCCTTTCGGCGCACGACTCGCAGGCCCATTCCGCCGCGTCGTGGACATCGGGCTCGCACCTTTCCCCGACTCTCTGGGTCCCGGTGCGCGGCGTACTCTTCCTGGTCATCGTCTTTGGCATGTGCGGTTGTCAACGCATATTATAAATCGGCGGACGCCGGCTGTCAAATGGCCCGATTCGAGGGCGTGGGACACGCAGTCCGGTGACTGTCACCAAACAGAGACACCCAATCGTGCAGTTCGGGCAGGCCTGTGGTATAATAGGTTAGACGTTTCGGCTCTGTCGGGTATCCGGATGGTAAGGAGAAAGGTAGATGTCCGCCCCGTTCCGTTTCTTCCCCACGGGTGCGCTGATCCTGCTGGCTGTGATGACAGCAATCAGCGTCGTGGCCCTGGCGGTGCAGTGGCGAGAGGCGAAGCACGCCCCTTTTTTCCTCCTGCGCTATGAAGCGGCCAAGCGCGCTCGCCGGCTGCTCCTGCTCACGGTCCTGCTGGTCATTGGCATGGGAATCACCGGCTGGCTGACCATACAATACCTGAGGCATCCGACGGAAGCGCCGGCCCGGCCCGCGGTGACGCCGGCGGTCCTGCCCACGCCGACGCCCGGCGGTGAGGCCGGCACCCAACCCCCTCCCACTCCCACGCACACCCGGGTGCCTTCTCCCACCCCGACGCCTCCGGTGACCCCGACCCCCACCACCCGTCCAGTGACTCGCTCTCCTGGTGCCAGCTTTACCTTCATCACCTTTGCGCAGGGCGTATCCGCATCCAACGAACCCCTTATGCCGGGGCAAGTCTTCCCCCTCCCGCTGGAACGGCCGATCTATGCCTTTTTCCGCTTCGCGGAAATGGAGAACGGCACACCATGGCGGGCAGTATGGCGCAAAGGCTCGGTGGAGCTGGCATCCGACAAGTTCCAATGGGAGTGGGGGCGCTACGGAACCGCATACGTGTATTTCCTGCCGCCGGGAGGGTTTGACGCCGGCGCCTATTCCCTGCAGTTGTATATCGGCGATGACCTGCAGTTCGAGGCCAGCTTCGAGGTACAATAACGCTACAAAGCGGTTCGCCAGGAGGAAACTATGTCCGCCGAAATTCCATCGGATTCGCCACCTGATCAAGACAAGCAGAAGGTCATCCTCTATACCAAGCCCGACTGCCCAGACTGCTTCAATGCCAAGCGCTTCCTGAACAACCGAAGTATCCCCTTTGAGGTCCGGGACATCACTAACCCGCAGGCGGTGGAAGAACTGCTGGCGCTCCTGGGGCCAGGTCAGTACGCGACCCCCATTATCGTCTTGAGAGAGCACGTGTTCGTGGGATTCGAGGTCAACCGCCGGCACATCGAGAACGTGTTCGAGCAAATGTCCTGGTGAACCCCCACTTAGTGCGATGATCGGGCCGCATGCGCCATATCTGAACCGCCGGCCAGGCGTCTACACTTTCGGATTACTTGTCGGCGCACGGCTGACAAAGTCTCCAGGAGGTTATTACCTATGCACCAACTGTATTCGCGCCATCCTGGAAGCGGCCGCTGGGTACGGTTCGGCGTATGCGCCGGCCTGCTTGTTGCCGGCATCCTGGCCTTTCTCCTTCTTTACACCCCACCCGCTTCCCTGGCCGTACCGCCTGCCGCGCATACCTTCTATGGGACGGTACAGCTCAGCGGCCAGAACGTCCCGGACGGCACGCTCATCACCGCATATGTGTATGATGGGAGCGACATCGTCATCTGCGGCACCACTACGACCTTCACGCCGGCCCCGCCGGCGCCGCAGG
Above is a window of Anaerolineae bacterium DNA encoding:
- a CDS encoding glutaredoxin family protein codes for the protein MSAEIPSDSPPDQDKQKVILYTKPDCPDCFNAKRFLNNRSIPFEVRDITNPQAVEELLALLGPGQYATPIIVLREHVFVGFEVNRRHIENVFEQMSW
- the trpE gene encoding anthranilate synthase component I, coding for MITSITHARRVLSPVVRELPADVETPVSVYLKLRGLGPSFLLESVEGGEHLARYSIIGSHPRGTIKAWRDRVIIEEEGRWTELPLAGRDVLDVLREHLPTYAGTPIPDLPRFTGGAVGYMSYDLVRSFERLPSIKPDTLGLPEAFFLLCDRLVVYDHVKQRLLVIAHASGEEAEGRGREEAEAAVEELVARLRRPLPNGSGVPAPPADALEPPFETAFPRPAFEEAVKRAKEYIRAGDIFQVVLSRRIHRLTSAQPFDIYRALRRINPSPYMFYLELPDGLRLIGSSPEVLVRVDQGMVETRPLAGTRPRGATPAEDLALEQELLADVKERAEHVMLVDLARNDLGRVCRYGTVTTPTMMEVERYSHVMHIVSHVQGQLDPACDAYDVLRACFPAGTVSGAPKVRAMEIIEELEPEQRGPYAGAVGYFGFSGNMDTCITIRTFVMKGQRVYLQAGAGIVADSEPAREYEETENKLRALARALNAAEQGPMK